Within the Hypericibacter adhaerens genome, the region GCCAAAAGCGGCGTCCTCTATCTGTCGGTGATCGCACCGGGGGTCTCGGCGCAATATGACGCCGCGTTCTTCAAGGAGCAGATCAACAGCTTCCGCGCCGCGCTCACCCGTGCGCTCGACGAGCTCGACCGCGAGAGCAAGGCGAACGAGGCGGAGGGCGACAAGGCCTATGCCTCGGACTGGGAGCTGGCCGATCCGAGCCGCATGCCGGCCCGAGCCGTGGGCCGCCTCGAGATCCAGGGCGGCTATATGTGCACGGGCACGCTGGTCGCCGAGAATATCGTCCTGACCGCCGCCCATTGCATCATGGACGACAAGGGCCGCCATCAGAAACCGCTCGTCTTCTATGCCGGCATCGACCATGGCGACGCGGTGGCCGAAGCCGGGGTCGTCGGCGTCCATGTCGATCCCGAGTTCGATCCGGTCCATCAGTTCGACGGAAATTCCATCGCGGACAATCCCCGGCTCAGCCGCGATTGGGCGCTCCTCGAGCTCGACGCGCCGATCGGCCGGAAGGCGGGCACGATCGAGGTGTTCGCCGCGACCAAGGCCCAGCTCCAGCGCATCGTGGACGACGCGAAGAGCGACGTGATCCAGATCGGCTATGGCGGCCAGAGCGGCTTCCGTCCCAAGCTCCGCCACGATTGCGGCCCCGCCGACGTGCTGGAGGCGGGCTACTACACGACGCAATGCGGCCTGGTGAAGGGCGATTCCGGCTCGCCGCTCCTGCTCGAGGAGGACGGGAAGTACCGGATCATCGGCATCAATTACGCCTGGATCGATCTCGACTACATCAACCACGTCTTCCTGGTGGTCGGCGGCGCCACCTTCGACCCGGCGCTGAAGGACCTCCTCTCGGGGAAGCTGCAGGCGACGTCGATCGAGGATTGGATGAAGAGCCCGGACGACGAGGACCCGGCGCGCCGGATGGGGCAGCGCTCCGCCAGCCCATGACCCGCGCCTTTCCGAGCCGAAACGTGCCTTTCCCGGCCCCGCCGCCTTCAATCGGGGGCGGCGGCGGGACTGCGCCGGGTTCCCAACCCACAGGCAAAAATTCCGCAATCCGGGCATAATGCCCGTCCGGTCCCGGGGGACCCGGATTCCCTGAAACGAGGTTCGGATGCGCCCGACTGCCTTCACCGCCGGCCTGCTGGCCCTCCTGGTCGGTGCCGCGCTATGGACTGCCGGGCCCGCGCTGGCCTTCCGGCCGCCCAACGACAGCCGGGTCGAGGCGCCGGTCTATCGCGTCTCGGCGGGTCTGATCCAGTCGCTGCTGGCCGACGAAGGCATCGTCAGCAAGATCGATCACGAGGGCGATGTCGGCTTGAGCTTCCGGGCGGACAATGGCGATCTGCCGGGCTGGATCGTGCTGGACCGCGTCGACGACCGCGAGATCTGGAATCTCCGCTTCACGGCGCCCATCCC harbors:
- a CDS encoding trypsin-like serine peptidase — translated: MRPAPIIRTGLALLLILAAGLGARTAARAADSMTMVQALSVVKEMDIDTKPSDDEDEIKVTWIDGKVPVGGYISFEFDSHQKIRSVSPVAVVPADRIRYLGRAALHDFALRWNSKNAGQSERLDVAKSGVLYLSVIAPGVSAQYDAAFFKEQINSFRAALTRALDELDRESKANEAEGDKAYASDWELADPSRMPARAVGRLEIQGGYMCTGTLVAENIVLTAAHCIMDDKGRHQKPLVFYAGIDHGDAVAEAGVVGVHVDPEFDPVHQFDGNSIADNPRLSRDWALLELDAPIGRKAGTIEVFAATKAQLQRIVDDAKSDVIQIGYGGQSGFRPKLRHDCGPADVLEAGYYTTQCGLVKGDSGSPLLLEEDGKYRIIGINYAWIDLDYINHVFLVVGGATFDPALKDLLSGKLQATSIEDWMKSPDDEDPARRMGQRSASP